One Tolypothrix bouteillei VB521301 DNA window includes the following coding sequences:
- the galE gene encoding UDP-glucose 4-epimerase GalE — translation MSTILVTGGAGYIGSHAVLALKNAGYDVIVLDNLSNGHRELVEEVLQVKLIVGDTSDRSLLDNIFTTHNIAAVMHFAAYIAVGESVTDPAKYYQNNVAGTLTLLEAMVAAAIDKFIFSSTCALYGVPQFVPLTEDHPQDPISPYATSKWMVERILSDFDTAYNLKSVRFRYFNAAGADPGGLLGEDHEPETHLIPLVLMAALGKRESILIFGTDYPTSDGTCIRDYIHVTDLAQAHVLGLEYLVKGGDSEVFNLGNGSGFSVREVIETAKEVTGKDIKIEERDRRAGDPPILVGSSNKAIKVLGWRPQYPYIKEIIAHAWQWHQKRHAITSK, via the coding sequence ATGTCAACTATTTTAGTGACGGGTGGAGCCGGATATATTGGCTCTCATGCTGTCTTAGCCCTGAAAAATGCAGGTTATGATGTTATTGTTCTTGATAATTTGTCAAACGGACATCGAGAACTTGTAGAAGAGGTTTTGCAAGTAAAGCTGATTGTGGGCGATACGAGCGATCGCTCACTTTTAGATAACATATTTACAACTCACAATATAGCTGCTGTCATGCATTTTGCTGCCTATATTGCTGTTGGTGAATCTGTCACTGACCCAGCTAAATATTACCAGAATAATGTTGCGGGTACTCTCACACTTTTAGAAGCAATGGTTGCTGCTGCGATCGATAAGTTTATCTTTTCTTCTACTTGCGCTCTTTACGGGGTACCTCAGTTTGTTCCACTGACTGAAGACCATCCACAAGACCCCATTAGCCCCTATGCCACTAGCAAATGGATGGTAGAGCGAATTTTGTCTGATTTCGATACAGCTTACAATCTTAAATCTGTTCGTTTCCGCTACTTCAATGCTGCAGGAGCCGATCCAGGAGGGCTATTGGGTGAAGACCACGAACCGGAAACCCACCTCATACCACTGGTACTCATGGCTGCTCTGGGTAAGCGGGAATCTATTTTGATATTTGGTACTGATTACCCTACAAGCGATGGTACTTGTATTAGAGATTACATCCATGTAACTGACTTAGCACAAGCACACGTTCTGGGTTTGGAGTATCTAGTTAAAGGAGGAGACAGTGAAGTTTTTAATCTAGGCAATGGCAGTGGATTTTCAGTGCGAGAAGTCATCGAAACAGCAAAAGAAGTCACGGGAAAAGACATCAAAATAGAGGAGCGCGACAGGAGAGCGGGCGATCCACCTATCTTAGTTGGAAGTAGCAACAAAGCAATTAAAGTTTTGGGTTGGCGTCCCCAATACCCTTACATTAAAGAAATTATTGCCCATGCATGGCAGTGGCATCAAAAACGTCACGCCATCACAAGCAAGTAA
- a CDS encoding family 1 glycosylhydrolase, whose amino-acid sequence MSSFNSTLNTSNLELPPLEVWAGVECTVNRVGDEYFDQLERNGHAMRLDDLDLFAGLGIRAIRYPVIWERTAPNGLEYANWLWADERLSRLRELGVRPIVGLVHHGSGPHHTSLVDPEFPEKLALYARAVAERYPWVTDYTPVNEPLTTARFSGMYGHWYPHGRDDFTFARALLGECRGVVLSMKAIREVNPNAQLVQTDDLGKIYSTPKLAYQAEFENERRWLTFDLLCGRITPSHPVWSYLIGCGVTELDLEWFLENSCPPDIIGINHYLTSDRFLDERLERYPVSSHGGNGRDKYADVEAVRVCAESTGGISTLLKEAWERYGLPLAVTEAHLSCTREEQLRWFYEIWRGAQQLRDEGVDVRAVTAWALLGSYDWNSLVTRSADYYESGVFDLRSPSPRPTAIAKLVRDLAAGRKPDRPLLESPGWWHRQERLLYPPVSCLPHSLAPSLPHSLSPLAIVGGTGTLGKAFARLCELRGISYRLLTRKEIDITDIASVNAVLAELKPWAVVNAAGYVRVDDAEREPHVCLEVNANGPAILAAACAEHNVGLLTFSSDLVFDGAMFNPYVESDIVAPLNVYGCSKALAEKLVLKVNPASLVIRTSAFFGPWDEYNFVTIALRHLSAGNTFVAAEDGIVSPTYVPDLVHTSLDLLIDGENGLWHLANKGAIAWADLARLVAKKAGISATNLIARPTKELGLIAKRPSYSVLGSSRGELMPCLDSAIDRYFHERQ is encoded by the coding sequence ATGTCTTCGTTCAACTCAACACTCAACACTTCTAATTTAGAACTTCCTCCTTTGGAAGTCTGGGCTGGTGTAGAGTGTACGGTTAATCGTGTGGGTGATGAGTATTTTGACCAGTTGGAACGCAACGGTCATGCAATGCGGTTGGATGACTTGGATTTATTTGCAGGGTTGGGGATACGTGCTATCCGCTATCCGGTAATCTGGGAGCGAACTGCGCCCAACGGTTTGGAGTATGCCAATTGGTTGTGGGCGGATGAGCGACTCTCACGGTTGCGCGAACTGGGTGTCCGTCCGATTGTGGGATTGGTGCATCACGGGAGCGGACCCCATCATACCAGTTTAGTAGATCCAGAATTTCCAGAAAAACTAGCTTTGTATGCCCGTGCAGTTGCGGAACGTTATCCTTGGGTGACAGATTACACACCTGTTAACGAGCCACTGACCACGGCTCGCTTCAGTGGAATGTACGGTCACTGGTATCCTCATGGAAGAGACGATTTCACTTTTGCTCGTGCTTTGTTAGGGGAGTGTCGTGGAGTTGTGCTTTCAATGAAGGCGATTCGGGAAGTGAATCCCAATGCCCAACTCGTACAAACCGATGATTTGGGTAAGATTTACAGTACGCCAAAACTGGCTTATCAAGCAGAATTTGAGAATGAGCGTCGCTGGTTGACATTTGATTTATTATGCGGTCGAATAACACCGTCTCATCCAGTATGGAGCTATTTAATTGGCTGTGGTGTTACTGAACTCGATCTGGAATGGTTTTTGGAAAATTCTTGTCCGCCAGATATCATCGGGATTAACCACTACTTGACAAGCGATCGCTTTTTGGATGAGCGCCTAGAACGCTATCCAGTTTCTTCTCATGGGGGGAACGGGCGGGATAAGTACGCAGATGTAGAGGCTGTACGAGTTTGTGCTGAGAGTACAGGGGGTATTAGCACTTTACTAAAAGAAGCATGGGAACGCTACGGGCTACCCCTTGCTGTTACTGAAGCTCACCTGAGTTGTACCCGCGAGGAGCAACTGCGCTGGTTTTATGAGATTTGGCGGGGGGCGCAACAATTGCGAGATGAGGGTGTAGATGTCCGTGCTGTCACTGCTTGGGCTCTCTTGGGCAGCTACGATTGGAATAGCTTGGTAACGCGCTCTGCGGATTATTACGAGTCAGGCGTGTTTGACTTGCGATCGCCAAGTCCCCGACCCACAGCAATTGCCAAGCTGGTGCGGGATCTAGCGGCTGGGCGCAAACCAGATCGCCCACTCTTGGAATCACCAGGATGGTGGCATCGCCAAGAGCGTTTGTTGTACCCGCCTGTCAGTTGCCTTCCTCACTCCCTCGCTCCCTCACTCCCTCACTCTCTCAGTCCCCTAGCCATTGTAGGTGGAACGGGAACCTTGGGAAAAGCTTTTGCTCGTTTGTGTGAATTGCGCGGTATTTCTTATCGGTTACTAACACGCAAAGAAATAGACATTACCGATATTGCTTCTGTTAATGCAGTTCTAGCCGAGTTAAAGCCTTGGGCGGTTGTTAACGCGGCTGGATACGTGCGGGTGGACGATGCAGAACGCGAACCCCACGTTTGCCTGGAGGTGAACGCCAATGGACCCGCGATTTTAGCTGCTGCTTGTGCCGAGCATAATGTAGGTCTGCTGACTTTCTCGTCAGATTTAGTATTTGACGGCGCTATGTTCAACCCGTATGTAGAAAGCGATATCGTTGCCCCCCTAAATGTTTATGGGTGCAGCAAAGCTTTAGCAGAAAAGTTAGTCTTGAAGGTGAATCCCGCATCGTTAGTGATTCGTACCAGTGCGTTTTTCGGTCCTTGGGATGAGTACAATTTCGTCACCATTGCACTGCGTCATCTAAGCGCTGGCAATACCTTTGTCGCTGCAGAGGATGGAATTGTTTCACCTACCTACGTACCAGATCTTGTCCATACCAGTCTCGATTTGTTAATTGACGGCGAGAACGGGTTGTGGCATTTGGCAAACAAAGGTGCGATCGCATGGGCTGACTTAGCACGGCTAGTAGCGAAAAAAGCTGGTATAAGTGCCACCAATTTGATTGCTCGTCCTACAAAAGAACTCGGTTTAATCGCCAAGCGTCCAAGTTACAGCGTTCTTGGTAGCAGTCGGGGTGAATTGATGCCATGTCTTGACAGTGCAATCGATCGCTATTTTCACGAGCGTCAATAA
- the glf gene encoding UDP-galactopyranose mutase, whose translation MSGEKGYTKHNVLNNGSSRKTVEAKRSVLNESQPSGALLDKISIPNENFPEISIDTPDLVCLSHLRWNFVYQRPQHLMARCAIGRRVFFIEEPIFDGEPLGRLDISQDKHGVVVVVPHLPQGLSEEAVNANLKVLVDTLFADRNIRKYIFWYYTPMAIAFTQHLQPEAVIYDCMDELSAFKGASPALKNYEADLFRRADVVFTGGQSLYESKVNQHSNVYAFPSSVDVQHFAQARSLTKEPADQANIPHPRLGFCGVIDERMDIELLTGIADARPDWHLVLVGPVVKIDPAILPQRENIHYLGGKDYKDLPAYMAGWDLAMLPFARNESTRFISPTKTPEYLAAGKPVVSTSIRDVVRPYGDLKLVRIADSVAEFVASVEKAMQEDTKTSGWLSRVDAFLEQISWDRTWVSMMKLIDSAISAQKDDNKVNSGAIVGKQALNIINTDKEPVFDYLIVGAGFSGSVIAERLASQSGKKVLIVDKRSHIGGNAYDHYDDSGILVHKYGPHIFHTNSREIFEYLSQFTQWRAYEHRVLASVDGQLVPIPINLDTINKIYGMNLTSFQVEEFFKSVAEPKEHIRTSEDVVVSKVGRELYEKFFRNYTRKQWGLDPSELDKSVIARIPTRTNRDSRYFIDTYQAMPLHGFTRMFETMLAHPNIKVMLNTDYREIEKAIPCREIVYTGPVDEFFDYRYGKLPYRSLDFKHETHNTAVFQQAPVINYPNEHLYTRVTEFKYLTGQEHHKTSIVYEFPKAEGDPYYPVPRPENQEIYKQYKELADATPGVYFVGRLATYKYYNMDQCVAQALSVYKQIAVKA comes from the coding sequence ATGTCAGGCGAAAAAGGTTACACAAAACATAACGTGCTTAATAATGGTAGCTCCAGAAAGACAGTTGAAGCTAAGCGTTCGGTACTTAATGAATCACAACCATCAGGTGCATTATTAGATAAAATATCTATACCAAATGAAAATTTTCCAGAAATATCAATAGATACACCCGATCTAGTTTGTTTGTCTCATTTGCGTTGGAATTTTGTCTATCAAAGACCGCAACATCTTATGGCTCGTTGCGCTATTGGACGGCGGGTTTTCTTTATTGAAGAACCGATATTTGACGGTGAACCTTTGGGGCGTTTGGATATTAGTCAAGACAAGCATGGGGTAGTCGTTGTTGTTCCGCACTTACCGCAAGGTTTGAGTGAGGAGGCGGTGAACGCAAACCTTAAAGTGTTGGTTGATACTTTATTTGCAGATCGTAACATCCGCAAGTATATTTTTTGGTACTACACACCAATGGCGATCGCATTTACCCAACACTTGCAACCTGAAGCAGTTATCTATGATTGCATGGATGAGTTATCTGCCTTTAAAGGAGCCTCACCTGCTTTAAAGAATTACGAAGCCGATCTTTTCCGTCGTGCAGACGTAGTATTTACAGGTGGGCAAAGCCTTTATGAAAGCAAAGTCAACCAGCATTCTAACGTATATGCATTTCCCAGTAGTGTAGATGTGCAGCACTTTGCACAAGCAAGATCTCTAACAAAAGAACCGGCAGATCAAGCAAATATTCCCCATCCGCGCCTTGGGTTCTGTGGAGTGATTGACGAACGGATGGATATTGAACTGCTAACTGGTATTGCAGATGCACGTCCTGACTGGCATTTGGTCTTAGTTGGTCCCGTGGTGAAAATCGATCCAGCCATTCTGCCTCAACGGGAAAATATTCATTATCTCGGTGGTAAAGATTATAAAGATCTACCTGCATATATGGCTGGATGGGATCTGGCAATGCTGCCGTTTGCGCGTAACGAATCCACTCGCTTTATCAGTCCAACGAAAACTCCAGAGTATCTTGCTGCGGGTAAACCCGTAGTGTCTACTTCTATTCGAGATGTTGTGCGTCCTTACGGAGATTTGAAGTTAGTGAGGATTGCAGACAGTGTTGCAGAGTTTGTTGCATCTGTCGAAAAAGCCATGCAAGAGGACACAAAAACATCGGGATGGTTGAGTCGAGTAGATGCCTTTTTAGAACAAATTTCTTGGGATAGGACTTGGGTATCAATGATGAAATTGATAGATTCTGCTATTTCTGCTCAAAAAGATGATAACAAAGTTAACTCAGGGGCTATTGTTGGCAAACAAGCACTCAATATTATTAACACAGATAAAGAGCCTGTATTTGATTACTTAATTGTTGGCGCGGGGTTTTCAGGAAGTGTCATTGCCGAACGCTTGGCAAGCCAGTCTGGAAAGAAAGTACTGATTGTGGACAAGCGATCGCATATTGGCGGTAATGCTTACGACCATTACGACGATAGTGGTATCCTCGTACACAAGTACGGTCCTCACATCTTTCACACCAACTCTCGCGAAATTTTTGAATACCTTTCGCAGTTCACCCAGTGGCGGGCTTACGAACATCGCGTGCTTGCTAGCGTCGATGGACAACTTGTGCCAATTCCCATTAACCTCGATACCATCAATAAAATCTATGGAATGAATCTGACTTCATTTCAGGTAGAAGAATTCTTCAAATCGGTTGCTGAACCAAAAGAACACATCCGCACTTCAGAGGATGTGGTAGTCAGCAAAGTGGGTCGGGAATTGTATGAAAAGTTTTTCCGCAACTACACTCGCAAACAATGGGGACTCGATCCATCAGAACTTGATAAATCAGTCATTGCTCGTATTCCTACCCGTACCAATCGCGACAGTCGGTATTTCATCGATACTTACCAGGCAATGCCCCTACACGGCTTCACTCGGATGTTTGAGACGATGTTAGCGCATCCTAACATTAAGGTAATGCTGAACACGGATTACCGGGAAATTGAGAAGGCAATACCTTGTCGTGAGATAGTTTACACCGGACCTGTTGATGAATTCTTTGATTATCGTTACGGCAAACTACCTTACCGTTCCCTTGATTTCAAGCATGAAACGCACAACACTGCAGTGTTTCAGCAAGCGCCTGTTATTAACTATCCAAACGAACACCTTTATACCCGCGTCACAGAGTTTAAGTACTTGACGGGACAGGAACATCACAAAACGAGTATTGTTTACGAGTTTCCTAAAGCTGAGGGAGATCCTTATTACCCCGTACCCCGTCCTGAAAATCAGGAAATTTACAAGCAATATAAGGAATTAGCTGATGCGACACCAGGAGTCTATTTTGTAGGGCGGTTGGCAACTTACAAATATTACAACATGGATCAATGTGTTGCTCAGGCTCTTTCTGTTTACAAACAAATTGCAGTTAAAGCTTGA
- a CDS encoding MFS transporter, which produces METSPIPIQEILEDRAITETVLPLTLKPLFKISKPEIRKSLKALTLESVFATTFYSIIGGALLSNFLLQLGAGAVEIGLLASIPQVVNLLQPIGAYLIDRNTSFRWYAICIFTPSRLLWVILLPAIWLVTSSQIAGHQVVHLTLVIIAVANVIESLGRAPWLGWTAVLVPQRLRGRYFGFRNSILSLMNLIGVPLLGFTVSAWPGGTVQGYGAVLALGIVLGLISQICQLFITDVNPQLLKVAGAETSQVQPKGVDFGFLKDTNFLKFLFYLAIWCFAVNISAPFFNLYMLDNLNIDISAITIYHGLGTGANMLMLLLWGKLADRIGNRPILVVVGLLVGITPLLWLGVRADEISLWIWLPLLHLLAGATWAAIDLCTNNLMMGVAPVASQSKYFAIAGAIAGVMGAMGITTGSLIATRWSASGLLVLFVLSGILRLFALLPLIFVREQRSVPLEQLWQVLFSSQQQKVLVQSQD; this is translated from the coding sequence ATGGAAACTAGTCCTATCCCCATTCAAGAAATCTTAGAAGATAGGGCAATAACAGAAACAGTACTTCCTTTAACTTTAAAGCCGCTTTTTAAAATTTCTAAACCGGAAATCAGAAAAAGCCTCAAAGCCTTAACTCTCGAGAGTGTTTTTGCTACAACTTTCTACAGTATCATTGGTGGCGCATTGCTTAGTAATTTCTTACTACAGTTGGGTGCTGGTGCAGTAGAAATAGGATTGCTTGCATCTATTCCTCAGGTAGTAAATTTGCTGCAACCAATAGGAGCATATTTAATTGACCGAAATACTAGCTTCCGCTGGTATGCTATATGCATTTTTACTCCATCGCGACTCTTGTGGGTGATTCTGCTACCAGCGATTTGGTTGGTTACTTCATCTCAAATCGCCGGACATCAAGTGGTGCATTTGACGTTGGTAATTATTGCAGTGGCCAATGTCATCGAATCACTCGGTCGCGCTCCATGGCTTGGTTGGACGGCTGTGTTAGTCCCACAACGATTGCGGGGAAGGTATTTTGGCTTTCGCAATAGTATTCTCAGCTTGATGAATCTTATTGGTGTACCGCTCTTAGGTTTTACAGTTTCGGCTTGGCCTGGTGGGACAGTTCAAGGCTACGGTGCTGTCTTGGCTTTAGGAATTGTACTTGGTCTGATCAGTCAGATATGTCAGTTGTTTATCACTGATGTGAACCCGCAACTTTTGAAAGTTGCAGGAGCGGAGACATCCCAAGTACAACCTAAGGGTGTAGATTTTGGCTTTCTCAAGGACACTAATTTTTTAAAGTTTTTGTTTTACCTTGCTATTTGGTGCTTTGCTGTTAATATTAGCGCTCCCTTCTTTAACCTCTATATGTTGGATAACTTAAATATAGATATTAGCGCGATAACTATTTATCACGGTTTGGGAACTGGTGCGAATATGTTAATGCTGCTTTTATGGGGCAAACTTGCAGACAGGATAGGGAATCGACCAATCTTAGTCGTTGTGGGATTATTGGTAGGGATAACACCTTTGTTGTGGCTGGGAGTTCGAGCCGATGAAATTTCTCTTTGGATCTGGTTGCCTTTGTTACATCTGTTAGCTGGCGCAACCTGGGCGGCGATCGATTTGTGTACCAACAATCTGATGATGGGAGTCGCACCAGTTGCTTCTCAGTCTAAATATTTTGCGATCGCGGGAGCAATTGCAGGTGTGATGGGAGCAATGGGAATTACTACGGGTAGCTTAATTGCTACTAGATGGAGTGCGAGTGGTTTACTGGTGCTGTTTGTTCTCTCAGGTATCCTGCGACTTTTTGCGCTGTTACCTTTAATTTTTGTTCGCGAGCAGCGCTCTGTACCTTTGGAACAGCTTTGGCAAGTCTTGTTTTCCAGCCAACAACAAAAAGTGCTGGTTCAATCACAGGATTGA
- a CDS encoding U32 family peptidase produces MKADRKPTSEHTSPKLQIPELLAPAGNWECAKAAVENGADAIYFGLDRFNARMRAQNFTEADLPKLMKFLHLRGVKGYVTLNTLILPQELQEAEQYLRSIIAAGTDAVIAQDISICRLIRHLSPDFPIHASTQMTVTSVAGVEFARSLGCQLVVLARECSLKEIEKIQQQMHAKPSQTHLPLEVFVHGALCVAYSGQCLTSESLGGRSANRGECAQACRMPYDLISDGKAVHLGNRKYLLSPQDLAGLEVLPDLVKAGVSCLKIEGRLKTPEYVANVTNVYRQALDKVIAKVETRHSLSPKATNQERYNLEMAFSRGLYTGWFRGINNQELVHAHFGKKRGVYLGDVTRIVGEKVIIRLQAPVKPGDGVVFDCGHPEAQEEGGRVYAVEHKGQDAFLTFGRRDLNWRRIHTGDKVWKTSDPELDKQLRQSFAGENPQFQRPIDLEVYGEVGQPLIAIARDQNGHIVQVESAMVLEEAHTKPLTTERLQEQLGRLGNTSFCLGTLKNHLSGAVMVPVSELNRLRREIVTQLEELRSQPKQWQLSSEASLKDLLPSPSLPLSPSPPPLSPSLIALVRNLKQLQAALEAGVETLYCEFEDPRAYKEAVRIVRSSPLSKIWVAPPRITKPGENWILQQVRSCNADGYLIRNYDHLHYFAQDRCVGDFSLNIANPLTADYFKNKFGLERVTASYDLNVAQLEDLLKSCPPDWFEVTIHQHMPMFHMEHCVFCAFLSEGTDYTNCGRPCEKHEVKLRDRVGIEHILHADAGCRNTVFNGTAQTGAEYVNRLLELGLRHFRIEFVNETPEKVIQTVHLYSQLLQGEITGSQLWRELKLQNQLGVTRGSMG; encoded by the coding sequence ATGAAAGCCGATCGCAAACCAACCTCCGAACACACCTCACCCAAACTTCAAATTCCCGAACTACTAGCTCCCGCAGGTAATTGGGAGTGTGCCAAAGCTGCTGTTGAAAATGGGGCGGATGCCATCTATTTCGGGTTGGATCGGTTTAATGCACGAATGAGAGCGCAAAACTTTACAGAAGCCGACTTGCCCAAATTAATGAAATTTTTGCACCTGCGAGGTGTCAAAGGCTATGTAACTCTGAATACCCTTATACTACCACAAGAACTTCAAGAAGCAGAACAATACCTCCGCTCAATTATCGCTGCAGGCACAGACGCAGTTATTGCCCAAGATATAAGTATTTGCCGTCTCATTCGTCACCTTTCTCCTGATTTCCCCATCCATGCATCCACGCAGATGACCGTTACCAGTGTGGCTGGGGTAGAATTTGCTCGATCCCTTGGTTGTCAGTTAGTGGTTCTTGCTCGTGAATGTTCTCTCAAAGAAATTGAGAAAATTCAGCAGCAAATGCACGCAAAACCTTCACAAACACACTTACCATTAGAAGTCTTTGTCCATGGTGCGCTGTGCGTAGCCTATTCAGGTCAGTGTTTGACAAGCGAATCATTAGGAGGGCGTTCTGCCAACCGTGGTGAATGTGCTCAAGCGTGTCGAATGCCTTACGATCTGATTTCTGATGGTAAAGCTGTCCATTTAGGAAATCGCAAATATTTGCTCAGCCCTCAAGATTTGGCTGGCTTGGAGGTATTACCAGATTTAGTGAAAGCAGGGGTATCTTGTTTAAAAATAGAAGGTCGCTTGAAAACCCCCGAGTATGTTGCTAATGTGACTAACGTTTATCGCCAAGCACTGGATAAAGTCATTGCAAAAGTAGAGACACGCCACTCCTTATCTCCAAAAGCGACAAATCAAGAACGTTACAACCTAGAAATGGCATTTTCTCGCGGACTTTACACGGGTTGGTTTCGCGGAATTAACAATCAGGAACTGGTTCACGCACACTTTGGCAAAAAGCGTGGAGTTTATTTAGGCGACGTTACCCGCATTGTTGGCGAGAAGGTAATCATCAGATTGCAAGCCCCAGTCAAACCAGGGGATGGAGTTGTTTTTGATTGCGGTCATCCCGAAGCACAAGAAGAAGGCGGTCGGGTTTATGCAGTAGAACACAAAGGACAAGACGCCTTCCTGACATTTGGACGGCGAGATTTGAATTGGCGGCGGATACACACGGGTGATAAGGTTTGGAAAACCAGCGATCCCGAACTTGATAAACAACTGCGGCAAAGTTTTGCGGGTGAAAACCCACAATTCCAACGCCCGATCGACTTAGAAGTTTATGGAGAAGTCGGTCAGCCGTTGATTGCGATCGCACGCGACCAAAACGGTCATATTGTACAAGTAGAATCTGCGATGGTTCTAGAAGAAGCACACACCAAGCCTTTAACCACAGAACGGTTACAAGAACAATTGGGTCGTCTTGGCAACACTTCCTTTTGTTTGGGAACTTTAAAAAACCATTTAAGTGGTGCAGTGATGGTTCCCGTAAGCGAACTGAATCGACTCCGGCGGGAAATTGTAACACAGTTAGAAGAGTTGCGTTCCCAACCCAAACAATGGCAACTCAGTTCTGAAGCTTCCCTGAAAGACTTACTTCCTTCCCCCTCTCTCCCCCTCTCCCCTTCCCCCCCTCCTCTTTCCCCCTCCCTAATAGCATTAGTACGAAACTTAAAGCAACTGCAAGCAGCACTCGAAGCCGGAGTTGAAACACTTTATTGTGAATTTGAAGATCCCCGTGCTTATAAAGAAGCAGTACGGATAGTCCGTTCCTCTCCTCTGTCTAAAATTTGGGTTGCACCACCTAGAATCACCAAACCAGGTGAAAATTGGATTTTACAACAAGTGCGCTCTTGCAATGCTGATGGTTATCTCATCAGAAACTACGATCATCTCCACTACTTTGCCCAAGATCGTTGTGTGGGAGACTTCTCCCTGAACATTGCCAATCCCCTGACAGCAGACTATTTTAAAAACAAATTTGGTTTAGAAAGAGTGACGGCTTCTTACGATTTAAACGTAGCTCAATTGGAAGACCTTTTAAAAAGTTGTCCACCCGACTGGTTTGAGGTAACCATTCACCAGCACATGCCCATGTTCCACATGGAACATTGTGTATTTTGCGCTTTCTTATCTGAGGGAACGGACTACACGAATTGCGGACGCCCCTGCGAAAAGCACGAGGTAAAATTGCGGGACAGAGTAGGAATAGAACACATCCTTCATGCTGATGCAGGCTGTCGTAACACGGTGTTCAATGGTACAGCACAAACAGGAGCAGAGTACGTAAATCGGCTCTTAGAGCTTGGATTGCGTCACTTCCGCATTGAATTTGTGAATGAGACACCAGAAAAAGTGATACAAACAGTACATCTCTACAGTCAATTGTTGCAGGGAGAGATTACAGGTTCTCAACTTTGGCGGGAGTTGAAATTACAAAATCAGCTCGGTGTCACTCGCGGGTCAATGGGTTAA
- a CDS encoding tetratricopeptide repeat protein, with translation MKLTVNLEAEFFYNQGLRRNKAAKFEEAIASFDRALNCKPDYPEALSQKGFALGSLGRHEEAIACFDLILKFNSADCWLWHNRAIALGKLGRYSEAVDCFDRALELNPKAGTIWHNRGLTLCDWGKYEKAVKSFERTLEFQPDAYWAWNNKANALKQLRRYKEALDSYDRAIEFDPSNTMAWHNRGMNLFEWGRYEKALKSFDRVLEIQPDYYKAWFNRGVVLEKLQRYSGALASYKQASELQPNDDIVWYNLARCHTIENNIDEAIKNLQRAIRLCPNKYLPNLKNNPDFGNIRKDKRFQSLLA, from the coding sequence ATGAAATTGACAGTCAACTTAGAGGCAGAGTTTTTCTATAACCAAGGATTGCGTCGAAACAAAGCGGCAAAGTTTGAAGAAGCGATCGCAAGTTTCGATCGAGCGTTGAATTGCAAACCCGATTACCCTGAAGCGTTGTCGCAAAAAGGTTTTGCTTTAGGTTCTCTGGGTCGTCATGAGGAAGCGATCGCCTGCTTCGATCTTATTTTAAAATTCAACTCAGCTGATTGCTGGCTTTGGCACAACCGAGCGATTGCTTTAGGAAAGTTGGGACGTTACAGCGAAGCTGTTGACTGTTTCGACCGCGCCCTTGAGTTAAACCCTAAAGCTGGGACGATTTGGCACAATCGCGGTTTGACTTTATGTGATTGGGGAAAATACGAGAAAGCAGTCAAAAGCTTTGAGCGAACTTTAGAATTTCAACCCGATGCTTATTGGGCGTGGAACAATAAAGCAAATGCTCTCAAACAGTTACGACGCTATAAAGAAGCGCTTGATAGCTACGATCGCGCCATTGAGTTCGATCCAAGTAACACAATGGCTTGGCACAATCGAGGTATGAATTTATTTGAGTGGGGGCGTTATGAAAAAGCTCTCAAAAGCTTCGACCGAGTTTTGGAAATTCAGCCAGACTACTACAAAGCTTGGTTCAATCGCGGAGTAGTTTTGGAAAAATTACAGCGCTACTCTGGAGCCTTAGCCAGTTACAAACAAGCTTCAGAATTACAGCCAAATGATGATATCGTTTGGTACAACTTAGCTCGCTGCCATACTATAGAGAATAATATTGACGAAGCTATTAAAAATTTACAGCGAGCCATCCGTTTATGTCCAAATAAATACTTACCCAATCTGAAAAATAACCCTGATTTTGGCAATATCCGTAAGGATAAGCGATTTCAGTCCTTATTGGCATAG